The segment TGGCCGGCCGGATGTCCGCCGAAACCTCGGCGGCGATAAAACAAAAGCTGGATGAAGCCGGGAAGCTGGCGGACGACACCATCGAAACCGTCCAGCGAATCGCGGCGGACCTTCGACCGGGTATCCTGGACAGCCTCGGTTTGACGGCGGCGCTGGGTTACGAGGAGAACCGGTTTGCGGAGCGCAGCGGGATTCGATGCAAAACGACCCTGGCGGAGGGACTGCCGGCGCTGGGCCGCGACGTCAACACAAACCTTTTCCGCATCTATCAGGAGATGCTGACCAATGTCGCGCGCCATGCCGATGCCCGCACCGTTGAAGTGCGGCTCACGGAACAACGGAAGGGCTGGTTGCTGCTGGAGGTGCAGGACGACGGAAAGGGAATTTCAGACGATGCCGCAGCCAAACCGACCTCGCTCGGCCTGGTGGGGATGAGCGAGCGCGCCGAATCGCTCGGGGGCCGCATCTGCATTGAAGGCGCGACGGGAAGCGGAACCACGGTCAAATTGTGGGTCCCCGTTGAGAAACGGAGTTAGTCCATGACGCGAGTCCTCATTGCCGACGATCATCAGGTGGTCCGCCACGGACTGAGGCAGATTCTGCAGGACGAATTCAAGGAGTTCCATATCGGGGAGGCAAATGACTCCGCCCGGGCCGTCGAACTGGTCGCG is part of the Candidatus Angelobacter sp. genome and harbors:
- a CDS encoding response regulator transcription factor — its product is MTRVLIADDHQVVRHGLRQILQDEFKEFHIGEANDSARAVELVASQPWDLVLLDINMPGRGDLDALAEIRRLRPKLPI